A window of Carassius gibelio isolate Cgi1373 ecotype wild population from Czech Republic chromosome A3, carGib1.2-hapl.c, whole genome shotgun sequence genomic DNA:
TGCATTAGTGTAAAGGGTTTAGTAGATCGCAAAGACTTTACCATGATCACAAGTTGCAACATGACCAGTCTACTGCAGCCTGTGCAAAGTACAGAATTTCTCTGAATAACCAGAATGTGAAAAGCTGCTCATAAGACTCCAAAGTGGCATAATAATGGTAAAAAAAGGGCATTCAAAGGTCAATAGAGTGTGACAAACAAATAAAGCAGAAGCGTAATTGCTCTTCTGACATTCATGATCTCACCATTAAAACGCACAGGAAAATGCATCACTATCCTGCAACAGGATACCAATGAAAGGCTCAAAAAACACTTGCAATACTACAGAACGATTAACGGCATACCCTTATGAAAACTATATAACGGACAAAATGGTTCTAAAGAATTACAGTTtatgtttccattttaattttttggggtCAAGTTTGGATCTCTGGGCAAGTTGGATTGAACTGCAGTGCTAATAGATGAATGCACAGAAGACCAACTGCCAAGGTCAGGATTTTAACATTTCAGTTAGTTTTTCCACCAAACCCTGTTGTATAACCCCATAACACTTGGAATATGTAGCAAGTGTCACATGTGACCAATCTGACACATTTGCAACtgccattttttataaaaaaaaatttgtgatcCAAAAACAAAAGAAGGGCATATGGTATTAGCACAACAACAGGGtaagtaaataaatcattttcattttgggaggaACTAACTTAAACAGCAAGAacatattacacaatttattgcaacaataacaaaagtaaaagaaggaaaaagagacaaaaacaaaatgaaaatgtaaaaaaaaaaaaaaaaaaaaagttttttaaatttgAGATTCAAAAGGGACTTTTTTTTTgccaacagtaaaaaaaatattttcattataattattattgtagaaCAGTTAAAATGTATGCTATAGAATGTGACCAAGCTTTTGTGAAAACTCACCCTCCCATCTTGTATTCTCCAACGCCGCCCCTCCAGGCCCGGACATATCGAGGATCTGCCAGCAACGACACTGGACTAAAGCCTCCAGTGGCAAAATAAGGTCCAACAGGCCCAATGATGACAAAGAGCAAAGAATGACCCGCTCGAGACACACCTAGAGAAGGCTGCAAAAACAAGACGGGTCACCAACAAAGATCAAAATCATTCaacaaatgatattttaatatctAGAGTCTCTTACTTCAGTTCCTATAAAGGTTGGTCTGATGTACAGGCTGGCGTCTGTGGAGTAAGGAACCCATTCTTGGTCGACCTCAATCAGCTTATTGATACACTTTATCAGTTCGTCCTTATCAAACAACTAAGagagatgaaagagagagagaatatgctGTTGGAGATAGGAGAGGATCGGTCACACAGTTTGGCTAAGTGGAAATGTGATAATATCCCAGAGCACCAGTCAATAAACTGAAGTAATGCCCAGAGGAATAAGATAAAGACTAACAGGCAGGCAGCTCCTCTCCGTGCTCCGGTACATGCGCTCCATATTCAGCATCGGCCTGAAGAGACGGATACGGTTATCTACTCCCCGGAAAGCCTTCATGCCCTCAAATAGCTGAGAATAAAACAGAATATCAGAAAAAAACGATTTGATAAAAGAAAGGCATGAATTTTAGAAATTAGTCTTAAACATTATCAGCAAGCCCTTTAGTTCAGGTCAGTTTAAAATAGATCTTATTAAATAAACCTATATTAAGACAAGGAAACAAGATGCTAGGAACCATGAGGCTCACCTCTATGGAGTAATGCAGGGCTGAGGAAGCAGGGTGAAGGGACAGATTCTGGAAGGGCTTGATCTGAGGTGCCTCCCATCCTCCTGCTGCAGACCAGCTGACTGTCAGCATGTGGTCTGAAAACTGCTTGCCGAACACGAGGGTCGAGGGGTCTGGCTTTGGCTTCAGGACAGGGTTCCTCTCTATGGTAAGATCTGCAGCCTGACACAAACAAACggggagagaaagacagaaaaagaggAAGGGAAAACGGACAGACAGAGAAGGGCGGGGAGTAAAGCGGGCACGTGGAGAGGAGTTTATTCATTATCATTGATTGCACATGCATTTGAAAAATTAATCTGGATTCATCGTGCCAGTCAAGCTCTTATtgaaactgaattg
This region includes:
- the LOC127949023 gene encoding branched-chain-amino-acid aminotransferase, cytosolic-like, producing the protein MAAVRTALNGRFLQPLSLSCGSLRFVSSSFKAADLTIERNPVLKPKPDPSTLVFGKQFSDHMLTVSWSAAGGWEAPQIKPFQNLSLHPASSALHYSIELFEGMKAFRGVDNRIRLFRPMLNMERMYRSTERSCLPLFDKDELIKCINKLIEVDQEWVPYSTDASLYIRPTFIGTEPSLGVSRAGHSLLFVIIGPVGPYFATGGFSPVSLLADPRYVRAWRGGVGEYKMGGNYGPTIAVQSEAARQGCQQVLWLYGENEEITEVGTMNLFIYWTTENGEKELVTPPLDGVILPGVTRQSLLDLAREWGDFKVTERRVLMKELIDALDDGRILEVFGSGTACVVCPVGSLLYRGQTYQIPTMKNGPDLAKRFHKELTDIQYGRTQRDWAPVIV